Part of the Mesotoga infera genome, AGCGTATTCGCTGTCGGGATGTCTCTCATTGAAGGATCTTGTGAGGGCGAGTTTGGCAAGAACCATTACCTTGTCAGAACTTCCACCGATTCCGATTCCAACTTTCAAAGGAGGACACCCTCTCGCAGCGCTTTCTTTGAGAGAGTCGACTATGATCTGAACCACATCATCTACGCCAGAAGAAGGATTCATCATGAAAAGTCGAGAAAGATTCTCGCTACCTCCCCCTTTCACGAGAAATCGGATTTCAAGCTTGGCTCCCTTCACCGGGAAGATATGGCATACTACCGGCGTGTTATCATAGGTATTCTCTCTACGAAGCAACGGATCAGAGACTATGGAGTACCTGAAAGGCCTTGCTTTGTATATTTCTCTGATTGTGGAATTAAGTGTTT contains:
- a CDS encoding fumarate hydratase encodes the protein VEQLDLYQGPFSEVLKKNVTISRRTGLPICQDTGFLEFFVFQGNEVTLEEPIIETLNSTIREIYKARPFRYSIVSDPLLRRENTYDNTPVVCHIFPVKGAKLEIRFLVKGGGSENLSRLFMMNPSSGVDDVVQIIVDSLKESAARGCPPLKVGIGIGGSSDKVMVLAKLALTRSFNERHPDSEYAALEDRILAEINDLKIGYQGLGKGITAYSVHIETYPSHIAIMPVGLAVDCYIARKGRVVLED